One window from the genome of Daphnia pulex isolate KAP4 chromosome 9, ASM2113471v1 encodes:
- the LOC124201909 gene encoding XK-related protein 9-like, producing MGAIKRKKDPSTQEPVNSQPPSQVVEFAQKCKENIEISSVNWLIFFTCFSCFCYVGDICWDIYLLNCFWNTKYYWYFRCTLVFLITPIVVITFKSFSFYNNGFKNTDTLFDHRHSLPKEEYRFSNWVKWVLGPVGLCLIPRYWDIIRYADKAKQAKLKNDEKQYMYFVAMIWEDAELVQLSQFDCFMESAPQLLLNLYMLVKGESDLGVYTAIGFLFPIISLSWAIVSYDKKCCLVKGIKPDEGNRQGRMSFLNDDAIDCYKTFNWKKRAILFSAHFFGIIARFIALSLFTSVFGWIVWPACLAHLMPIFFWHRNENYGFMDSLRLSFLHVFAYLYPAEKVSDQKKHPRFSPVVYQTVCICENLFLMLLWSRSFIKSDEGINLGISSIQFYPWNDWKFSFPWIAQILMFISSFISFRLLNKHQKTFVRVTRVSSVPSIQIQE from the exons ATGGGggcaattaaaagaaaaaaggatcctTCAACACAGGAACCTGTAAATTCTCAACCTCCATCACAAGTTGTTGAGTTCGCGCAAAAAtgcaaagaaaatattgagATTTCAAGTGTCAATTGGTTGATTTTcttcacttgtttttcatgtttttgcTACGTCGGAGACATTTGTTGGGacatttatttacttaattgcTTTTGGAACACAAAATATTATTGGTATTTCAGGTGCACATTGGTGTTTTTGATTACGCCAATTGTCGTCATAACATTTAAAAGTTTCTCATTTTACAACAATGGATTTAAAAACACGGATACGCTATTTGACCACAGACATTCCTTGCCGAAGGAAGAATATAGATTTTCTAACTGGGTAAAGTGGGTCTTGGGTCCCGTGGGCCTTTGTCTCATTCCGAG GTATTGGGATATAATTAGATATGCCGACAAGGCGAAACAAGCCAAACtaaaaaatgacgaaaagCAGTACATGTATTTCGTCGCCATGATTTGGGAAGACGCAGAGTTAGTACAACTGAGCCAGTTTGATTGCTTCATGGAATCTGCCCCTCAGCTATTGCTTAATCTTTACATGCTGGTAAAAGGCGAATCTGACTTGGGAG tctACACGGCGATTGGTTTCTTGTTCCCCATCATCAGCTTGTCATGGGCAATAGTTTCTTatgacaaaaaatgttgtttagtCAAGGGAATCAAACCCGACGAGGGAAACCGACAGGGCCGAATGAGCTTCTTAAATGATGACGCCATTGACTGCTACAAAACattcaattggaaaaagagagCCATTCTGTTCTCTGCTCATTTCTTTGGGATAA TTGCCAGATTCATCGCCTTGAGTTTGTTTACGTCTGTTTTCGGTTGGATTGTTTGGCCGGCCTGCCTAGCCCACCTAatgccaattttcttttggcacCGGAATGAAAATTACGGTTTCATGGACTCGCTGAGATTGTCATTTCTCCACGTTTTTGCCTACTTGTACCCCGCAGAAAAGGTGTCTGATCAAAAGAAACACCCCCGTTTCTCACCTGTCGTCTATCAGACT GTCTGCATCTGCGAGAATCTGTTTCTCATGTTACTTTGGAGCCGAAGTTTCATCAAATCCGACGAGGGGATCAATCTTGGAATCTCATCCATTCAATTCTATCCTTGGAATGATTGGAAATTCTCCTTCCCCTGGATCGCCCAAATTTTGATGTTTATTTCAAgtttcatttcgtttcggTTGCTTAACAAACatcaaaaaacttttgtcCGTGTCACTCGTGTCAGTTCTGTCCCTTCCATCCAAATCCAAGAGTAA
- the LOC124201913 gene encoding uncharacterized protein LOC124201913, whose protein sequence is MAKIVIWMPHDEKHPGHVAIATNEYYVSFWPAKCFEPPEQKTEIRKISKGFDFVMEVHKGCLVFHQDLDKEDEGDCDPDYVHEIDAAKVSNEDLNVEIEAFLRYNEIDPEDVTLAKGEEKYREYKELVVSLPPKEAEQIEDSKLPRKSLSKTKYSISAELVSSSKDNSAPFYNSNQSCVSLAFNLIQLAWLKQHPNPIPIVNHEGIASESNLSQSSICSAMATVVFNTKTPTQFAYKVPWFEREVVQRYMIAQENDNRPMLSVQFLTDFLSEVVSSTKLMFAKIVALIVLGVFFPILRYPLVFAYFILMVREGHSIWDLFILPVLAIAFDYVSSWGVVWSIVIYNAYVFVYSTIMICKEISEPSELIRYALEITVAAGRFIRYTEEVGRPINGVADFFQLFKDFRALQEQPIH, encoded by the coding sequence atggcgaaaattgTGATCTGGATGCCCCATGATGAGAAACACCCTGGGCATGTGGCCATCGCTACCAACGAGTACTACGTCAGTTTTTGGCCGGCTAAATGTTTTGAACCGCCGGAACAGAAAACAGAGatcagaaaaatttcaaaaggatTCGATTTCGTGATGGAAGTGCACAAGGGATGTCTCGTCTTCCATCAAGACCTCgacaaagaagatgaaggcgATTGTGACCCCGACTACGTGCATGAAATCGACGCAGCCAAAGTCTCCAACGAGGATCTGAATGTCGAGATTGAGGCATTTCTCCGTTACAACGAAATCGATCCAGAAGATGTGACACTGGCGAAAGGTGAGGAGAAGTATCGAGAATACAAGGAACTGGTGGTATCTCTGCCGCCGAAAGAAGCCGAACAAATAGAAGATTCGAAACTACCACGCAAATCGCTTTCTAAAACCAAGTACTCGATTTCGGCCGAGTTGgtgagcagcagcaaagaCAACTCTGCGCCGTTCTACAACAGTAACCAAAGTTGTGTGTCTCTTGCCTTCAACCTCATCCAATTGGCTTGGCTGAAACAACATCCCAATCCCATTCCAATCGTCAATCACGAAGGAATTGCAAGCGAATCAAATTTGTCGCAGTCCTCCATTTGTTCTGCCATGGCCACGGTTGTATTCAATACTAAAACACCAACTCAATTTGCTTATAAAGTGCCGTGGTTTGAAAGAGAAGTTGTCCAAAGGTATATGATTGCTCAAGAAAACGATAATCGGCCAATGCTGTCCGTTCAATTTCTAACAGATTTCTTGAGCGAAGTAGTGAGCAGCACGAAGCTTATGTTTGCAAAAATTGTCGCACTTATTGTTCTGGGTGTTTTCTTCCCAATACTTCGTTATCCTCTAGTTTttgcatattttattttgatggtGCGTGAAGGTCATTCGATTTGGGATCTATTCATTTTGCCTGTATTAGCAATAGCATTTGACTACGTTTCTTCATGGGGTGTTGTCTGGTCAATTGTTATCTATAATGCTTATGTATTTGTTTACTCGACGATTATGATCTGCAAAGAAATTTCAGAACCAAGCGAACTAATTCGTTACGCCTTAGAAATTACTGTAGCTGCTGGAAGATTCATCAGATATACCGAAGAAGTTGGTCGGCCCATCAATGGTGTTGCTGATTTCTTCCAGTTGTTTAAAGACTTTAGGGCCTTACAGGAGCAGCCCATTCATTGA
- the LOC124201911 gene encoding XK-related protein 6-like: MGLVKKRKTTNSTAEQQNSQGSAQPASRDTRPVDISQKEETEILQSAKDFAKKCKENFEDGTLNWLIGFNCLSLLLYIFHILTNICSLYHFHTKGDSWYFRCTLAFWLISAGSATLRSFWFYNPGWPKKKNEDIFDPRDHLPEEESNFSFTMKWFLGLFCPIPRYWDAIKYAWKAKQAKKTDDEAHNMYFLAMIWEDAELLQLRQFDSFMESAPQLLLGLYIAIKQKSLIGYSSILKIVTIGSLSWALLSYDNKICLMNGKRDDADQPSRANVIRIDFTNESEKNNVINCIKNINWKESALSFFAHFSWIVARFMVLSLFATVHGWVIWMACFSHIILIVIWHRGENYYFMDSLRLSFLHVFAYLYPLEKESDQKKHPRFSPLMYLTACVCENLFLMLQWSQSFNEDKGINLKISSILYFPWSDWKFFLPWIGHILMFILSYILFRLLDKHRKPLSPVTPVSSIPI, encoded by the exons ATGGGGCttgtgaaaaaaaggaaaactacaAATTCAACGGCCGAGCAACAAAATTCGCAGGGGTCAGCGCAACCTGCATCTCGCGATACGCGTCCCGTCGACATTtcgcaaaaagaagaaacggaaaTTCTGCAGTCCGCAAAAGattttgcgaaaaaatgcaaagaaaattttgaagacGGAACGTTAAATTGGTTAATTGGGTTTAACTGTTTGTCATTACTTCTCTACATCTTCCACATTTTGACCAACATTTGTTCGCTTTATCACTTTCACACCAAAGGAGACAGTTGGTATTTCCGGTGCACCTTGGCATTTTGGTTAATCTCTGCAGGTAGTGCGACTCTAAGAAGTTTTTGGTTTTACAATCCCGGTTggccgaagaaaaaaaatgaagacatATTTGACCCCAGAGATCATTTGCCAGAAGAGGAATCTAATTTCAGCTTTACAATGAAGTGGTTTTTGGGTTTATTCTGTCCTATTCCGAG GTATTGGGATGCCATTAAATACGCTTGGAAAGCAAAACAAGCCAAGAAAACGGACGACGAGGCGCACAACATGTATTTCCTCGCAATGATTTGGGAAGATGCCGAGTTACTACAACTGCGCCAATTTGACAGTTTCATGGAATCAGCACCTCAATTATTGCTCGGCCTGTACATCGccatcaaacaaaaatccctTATTGGAT ATTCATCGATATTGAAAATCGTCACTATCGGCAGCTTGTCGTGGGCATTACTCTCGTACGATAACAAAATCTGCTTAATGAATGGAAAACGTGATGATGCGGACCAACCGAGCCGAGCAAATGTCATCAGAATTGACTTCACGAATGaatcagagaaaaataatgtcATTAATTGCATCAAAAACATCAACTGGAAAGAGAGCGCTCTCTCATTTTTCGCTCATTTCTCTTGGATAG TGGCCCGATTCATGGTTTTGAGTTTGTTCGCGACTGTTCACGGTTGGGTTATTTGGATGGCCTGCTTTTCTCACATCATCCTAATTGTAATTTGGCACAGGGGGGAAAACTACTATTTCATGGACTCGCTGAGATTGTCATTTCTCCACGTTTTCGCTTACTTGTACCCACTCGAAAAGGAGTCTGATCAAAAGAAACACCCCCGTTTCTCACCTTTGATGTATCTGACT GCCTGCGTCTGCGAGAATCTGTTTCTCATGTTACAGTGGAGCCAAAGTTTCAACGAAGACAAGGGAATCAATCTTAAAATCTCATCCATCTTATACTTCCCTTGGAGTGATTGGAAATTCTTCCTCCCCTGGATCGGACATATTTTGATGTTTATTTTAAGTTATATTTTGTTTCGGTTGCTTGACAAACATCGAAAGCCTTTATCCCCTGTCACTCCTGTCAGTTCTATCCCTATTTAG